One window of Pseudomonas urmiensis genomic DNA carries:
- a CDS encoding GGDEF domain-containing protein yields MPVEPMVFPAHSRPLPHLALFSLTFILTLAGILARPIESLSLFWPVNAVLAGVLLRYPRLANPLGFVLIWMAMVGADLACGSTWPPALWFNLCNLGVIVTIWLLLSRLPRLHRRMRTPHGVLSVFGACAAGAMVAASMACVMAAPWFQESLRATWLAWFSEQFSTSVLVLPALLTAPNTGALLRGSGQAIRLAPMLVLLASLALSIAFGGPGAIAFPIAALLWCAWTYSPFLVSLLALTAGSTLIVAVAQNLMHFSVPQSVPGVTTLMSARLGIAMLVLGPLVVACVSNTNRSLLARLAHQATIDHLTGALTRSAFTRRANALLDSRQQHAQALPLTLMMLDIDHFKTINDRHGHGVGDQVLRQFANALQDQLHDGELFARLGGEEFVVIIPGLEPERAKFTAERMRRAIQDLHLTHNDPRLQITVSIGLDGCTADTPAPSLDELLVRADKALYRAKAHGRNRVEQAEPQRQVV; encoded by the coding sequence TTGCCGGTAGAGCCCATGGTGTTTCCAGCTCATTCGCGCCCATTGCCTCACCTCGCGCTATTCAGCCTTACCTTCATCCTGACCTTGGCTGGGATACTGGCCCGTCCGATCGAATCGCTGTCGCTGTTCTGGCCGGTCAACGCCGTGCTGGCGGGGGTGTTGCTGCGCTATCCACGCCTGGCCAATCCGCTCGGTTTCGTCCTGATCTGGATGGCCATGGTCGGCGCCGACCTTGCCTGTGGCAGTACCTGGCCGCCGGCGTTGTGGTTCAACCTGTGCAACCTGGGCGTGATCGTCACCATCTGGCTGCTGCTGTCGCGCCTGCCGCGTTTGCACCGACGCATGCGCACGCCGCATGGGGTGTTGAGCGTATTCGGTGCCTGCGCAGCGGGCGCGATGGTTGCGGCGAGCATGGCCTGCGTGATGGCGGCGCCGTGGTTCCAGGAGTCGCTGCGCGCCACCTGGCTGGCCTGGTTCAGCGAGCAGTTCTCCACCAGCGTGCTGGTCCTGCCGGCGTTGCTGACCGCGCCCAATACCGGCGCGCTGCTACGCGGCAGCGGCCAGGCGATTCGCCTGGCGCCGATGCTGGTGCTGCTGGCCTCGCTGGCCCTGAGCATCGCCTTCGGCGGGCCGGGTGCCATCGCCTTCCCGATTGCCGCGCTGCTGTGGTGCGCCTGGACCTACTCTCCGTTTCTGGTGTCGCTGCTGGCACTGACTGCCGGCAGTACGCTGATCGTTGCCGTGGCGCAAAATCTCATGCATTTCAGCGTGCCGCAGAGCGTTCCAGGGGTGACCACGCTGATGTCAGCGCGCTTAGGCATCGCCATGCTGGTGCTCGGCCCACTGGTGGTCGCCTGTGTCAGCAACACCAACCGCAGCCTGCTCGCGCGCCTGGCCCATCAGGCGACCATCGACCACCTCACCGGCGCCCTCACCCGCAGCGCCTTCACCCGCCGCGCCAATGCCTTGCTCGACAGCCGCCAACAGCACGCCCAGGCGCTGCCGCTGACCTTGATGATGCTCGACATCGATCACTTCAAGACGATCAACGACCGCCATGGCCATGGCGTCGGCGACCAGGTGCTGCGCCAGTTCGCCAACGCCTTGCAAGACCAACTGCACGACGGTGAGCTGTTCGCCCGCCTGGGCGGTGAGGAGTTCGTGGTGATCATTCCAGGCCTTGAGCCAGAACGCGCCAAATTCACCGCCGAACGCATGCGCCGCGCCATCCAGGACTTGCACCTGACCCACAACGACCCGCGCTTGCAGATCACCGTCAGCATCGGCCTGGACGGCTGTACTGCCGACACCCCGGCACCGAGCCTGGACGAACTGCTGGTACGCGCCGACAAAGCGCTGTACCGCGCCAAAGCCCATGGCCGCAACCGCGTCGAACAGGCCGAGCCGCAGCGCCAGGTGGTCTGA
- a CDS encoding sulfite exporter TauE/SafE family protein — translation MMDVVLLSLFAFAAGLIDAAVGGGGLIQIPALFNVLPSAQPAALLGTNKLASVCGTAFAARSFIRKVSLDWGLIVPAALSAFVMSFAGAATVSLVPPSVMRPAVLLMIVLMAVYTFCKKDFGTLHKPAQIGRKEQCLAVLIGGAIGFYDGLFGPGTGSFLIFLFIRFFALDFLHASASAKLVNIATNLAALVFFIPTGNVLYAIALPMALCNILGALTGTWLAVRKGAGFVRGLFLILLCVLIAKLSWDLLAG, via the coding sequence ATGATGGATGTTGTCCTGCTGTCGCTGTTTGCCTTCGCCGCTGGTTTGATCGATGCGGCGGTGGGTGGGGGCGGGCTGATCCAGATTCCGGCACTGTTCAATGTGCTGCCCAGCGCCCAGCCGGCGGCCCTGCTGGGGACCAACAAGCTGGCCTCGGTGTGCGGCACCGCGTTCGCCGCGCGCTCGTTCATTCGCAAGGTGAGCTTGGATTGGGGCCTGATCGTGCCGGCAGCGCTGAGCGCCTTCGTCATGTCGTTCGCCGGGGCGGCGACCGTTTCACTGGTGCCGCCTAGCGTGATGCGCCCAGCGGTGCTGCTGATGATCGTGCTGATGGCGGTCTATACCTTCTGCAAGAAAGACTTCGGCACCTTGCACAAGCCAGCCCAGATCGGCCGTAAGGAGCAATGCCTGGCGGTGCTGATCGGCGGCGCAATCGGCTTTTACGATGGCTTGTTCGGGCCAGGTACCGGCAGCTTCTTGATCTTTCTGTTCATCCGCTTCTTTGCCCTGGACTTCCTGCACGCCTCGGCCTCGGCCAAGCTGGTCAACATCGCCACCAACCTGGCGGCGCTGGTGTTCTTCATTCCCACCGGCAACGTGCTGTATGCCATCGCCTTGCCCATGGCGCTGTGCAATATCCTCGGCGCCCTGACCGGCACCTGGCTGGCGGTGCGCAAGGGTGCAGGGTTTGTCCGTGGGCTGTTCCTGATCTTGTTGTGCGTGCTGATCGCCAAGTTGTCGTGGGACTTGCTGGCTGGCTGA
- a CDS encoding LysR family transcriptional regulator, which produces MALDMLREIQAFVSVAHKRSFVAAARALGRSPSAITRALQALEDNAGSKLLNRNANAVTLTEAGERLLPHAERLLDVQRDAADELAALSGTAQGWIRFAAPELLGQQVLPTVLAEFSRRHPQVTLDVQFSDQSLDPLQGKFDFVVRGAFPQSSELIGYPLWSYRRHLYASPDYVARAGLAQEPEALSEHALILHTAPRILKAWHFCRDGQITRLQPRPRLRLSAGSAVFHSALAGAGIARLADWVGEPQVAAGRLVRVCPSYHLTSSSGDDPQMHAVYPAGELPARVRDLLQALRRGKP; this is translated from the coding sequence ATGGCATTGGACATGCTGCGTGAAATCCAGGCCTTCGTCAGCGTCGCGCACAAGCGCAGCTTTGTCGCTGCTGCCCGCGCCCTGGGCCGCTCGCCTAGCGCGATTACCCGGGCGCTACAAGCACTGGAAGACAACGCCGGAAGCAAGCTGCTCAACCGCAACGCCAACGCCGTCACGCTGACCGAAGCAGGTGAACGCTTGCTGCCACACGCCGAGCGCTTGCTCGATGTGCAACGCGATGCGGCCGATGAACTGGCGGCGTTGAGTGGTACGGCGCAGGGCTGGATTCGTTTCGCCGCGCCTGAGCTGCTTGGCCAGCAAGTGCTGCCAACGGTCTTGGCTGAATTCTCTCGCCGCCACCCGCAGGTCACCCTGGACGTGCAGTTCAGCGACCAGAGCCTCGACCCGCTTCAAGGCAAGTTCGACTTCGTGGTGCGCGGCGCCTTCCCACAGTCCAGCGAACTGATCGGCTACCCCCTGTGGAGCTACCGCCGGCACCTGTACGCCAGCCCCGACTATGTGGCCCGCGCAGGCCTTGCGCAGGAGCCGGAAGCACTTAGCGAACACGCGCTGATCCTGCACACCGCCCCGCGCATCCTCAAGGCTTGGCATTTTTGCCGCGACGGGCAGATCACCCGCTTGCAGCCACGCCCTCGCTTGCGCCTGAGCGCCGGAAGCGCGGTGTTCCACAGCGCCCTGGCTGGGGCGGGTATCGCACGATTGGCTGACTGGGTGGGTGAGCCACAGGTCGCGGCCGGGCGGCTGGTGCGCGTCTGCCCTAGCTATCACCTGACCTCAAGCAGTGGCGACGACCCACAAATGCATGCCGTATACCCGGCCGGTGAATTGCCGGCGCGGGTGCGCGACCTACTGCAAGCGTTGCGTCGTGGCAAGCCGTGA
- a CDS encoding SH3 domain-containing protein: MKYVVIEAHRSEYPRPIRFAQGEMLDIGPRYAGEQNWQDWYLCSCAGQEPGWVPAQVIERLGVARGRALEQYCAHELDVDPGQRVLGLRPLNGWLWCRREANGELGWLPAEKLRLVD; the protein is encoded by the coding sequence GTGAAGTACGTCGTGATCGAAGCACATCGCTCTGAATACCCGCGTCCGATCCGTTTTGCCCAAGGTGAGATGCTCGACATCGGCCCCCGCTATGCCGGTGAGCAAAACTGGCAGGACTGGTACCTGTGCAGCTGTGCTGGGCAGGAGCCTGGTTGGGTGCCGGCGCAGGTCATCGAACGGCTCGGTGTTGCCCGGGGTAGGGCGCTCGAACAGTACTGTGCTCACGAACTGGATGTCGATCCGGGGCAGCGGGTGCTGGGTTTGCGCCCGCTCAATGGGTGGCTGTGGTGTCGCCGCGAGGCCAACGGTGAGCTGGGTTGGCTGCCGGCCGAGAAGCTGCGCCTGGTGGACTGA
- a CDS encoding GNAT family N-acetyltransferase yields the protein MSTAIFRQATPQDVDRCFHIETTAYEGDEAATREKIATRIAQYPEGFLILELDGQVIGFINSGCAEHVVMSDEAFKELVGHDPHAANVVIMSVVVDPAFQGRGYAGLLMTRFVEQMRERGKASIHLMCKDQHVGLYEKLGYRYVQPSASDHGGMAWHEMVMAL from the coding sequence ATGAGCACTGCCATCTTTCGCCAAGCTACGCCCCAGGACGTGGATCGCTGCTTCCACATCGAAACGACCGCCTATGAGGGCGACGAAGCGGCCACCCGCGAGAAAATCGCCACGCGCATTGCGCAGTATCCCGAGGGTTTTCTGATCCTTGAGCTCGATGGCCAGGTGATCGGTTTCATCAATAGCGGCTGCGCCGAGCACGTGGTGATGTCCGATGAGGCGTTCAAGGAGCTGGTCGGCCATGATCCGCACGCCGCCAATGTGGTGATCATGTCAGTGGTGGTCGACCCGGCCTTCCAAGGCCGTGGCTATGCGGGCTTGCTGATGACGCGGTTCGTCGAGCAAATGCGCGAGCGCGGCAAGGCGAGCATTCACTTGATGTGCAAGGACCAGCATGTGGGCCTGTACGAGAAGTTGGGTTACCGCTATGTGCAGCCGTCGGCCTCTGATCATGGCGGCATGGCCTGGCATGAAATGGTGATGGCGCTCTGA
- a CDS encoding LysR substrate-binding domain-containing protein gives MSVCKRRTTPYVINHLVAFEAAARLGSFRAAAQALHVTPGAVAQQVRTLEEKLGQALFERLPRGLRPNRAGSEYLERVRLALHIIEDASRELLERDAPQDPHQVLLSTTPAFASRWLIPRLGRLAAAHPQIALMIDASDSTRPLSGKGAVDMAVRWGAPPFADAHARLLLAGQAVPVCAPSLRGERRWQQPAELSDVALISDSHNNWKRWFDHYGLPGTRFSGPAFSQTILAIEAAEQGMGIALVPQLLVENALKAGTLVIALEGHQLNSAAGFHLLTAQPPAAGSASTLVAQWLLQEVLQHEPG, from the coding sequence ATGAGCGTTTGCAAACGACGCACCACGCCTTACGTGATCAATCACCTGGTCGCCTTTGAGGCGGCGGCGCGCCTGGGCAGTTTCCGCGCCGCCGCCCAAGCGCTGCACGTCACCCCCGGCGCGGTGGCCCAGCAGGTGCGCACGCTCGAAGAGAAGCTCGGCCAGGCACTGTTCGAGCGACTGCCACGCGGCTTGAGGCCCAACCGCGCGGGCAGTGAGTATCTGGAGCGGGTCCGCCTGGCGCTGCACATCATCGAAGATGCCAGCCGCGAACTGCTTGAACGCGATGCCCCGCAAGACCCTCATCAAGTGCTGCTGAGCACCACCCCGGCATTCGCCAGCCGTTGGCTGATACCGCGCCTGGGCCGCCTGGCTGCCGCGCACCCGCAGATCGCGCTGATGATCGATGCCTCCGACAGCACCCGCCCGCTCAGCGGCAAAGGCGCGGTAGACATGGCCGTGCGCTGGGGTGCGCCGCCCTTTGCCGATGCCCACGCCCGCCTGCTGCTAGCCGGCCAGGCCGTGCCCGTGTGCGCCCCGTCGCTGCGCGGGGAGCGACGCTGGCAACAGCCAGCAGAACTCAGCGACGTAGCGTTGATTTCAGACAGCCACAACAATTGGAAACGTTGGTTCGATCATTACGGCCTGCCCGGCACCCGCTTCAGCGGCCCGGCCTTCTCCCAGACCATCCTGGCCATCGAGGCCGCCGAGCAAGGCATGGGTATCGCCCTGGTGCCGCAGTTACTAGTCGAGAACGCATTGAAGGCCGGCACCCTGGTGATTGCCCTTGAGGGGCACCAACTGAACAGCGCTGCAGGCTTTCACCTGCTCACGGCCCAGCCCCCAGCAGCGGGCTCGGCGAGCACGTTGGTCGCGCAGTGGCTGCTGCAGGAAGTACTACAGCACGAGCCTGGTTAA
- a CDS encoding membrane-bound PQQ-dependent dehydrogenase, glucose/quinate/shikimate family, which translates to MTDDQRPPSAASPLRTSARVLFALLVLAVSLALIYGGFKLVALGGSRYYLIAGVAYLLLAVLFLMRARVGIALSVAIFLATCVWALYEVGQLSYWELLPRLVVPAIILTLSLWVGAALPSVSVSTRRVANRVGFALLVALLATFVAAFYPHGAISNPVAAGGANVAEELASAPENWEFFGRNASGTRFAPYTQITADNVNQLQVAWTYRTGRRTTGAGAGVDENTPLQIGNVLYSCTPENLVTALDADTGTPLWKFDPQAKSAEHVTCRGVGYYDIDKDDSLSAQAKAAYGDEQQCRQRILVSSVDARLFALDAHSGTLCPSFGDNGYVDLKKGMGPTENSKRYHPTSLPVVMGHLTVVGGWVRDIVAKEPSGAVRAFDVLSGALVWAWDVGAPESEDAAQAEHQFTLETPNVWTVPTYDKELNLVYLPTGNGPPDYWGGDRNQAKEKYGSAVVAVDASTGKAKWVYQTVHHDVWDYDLPSQPVLYEINNAQGVKTPVLIQTTKTGHIFVLDRRTGEPVTEVEERPVPTSPAAVGEHLSPTQPYSKGMPVIGAEPLTEKSMWGVSTFDQLYCRIMFKDSVYLGPFTPPSEKPYIEWPGLLGGMNWGGISIDENTGMMFVNDMRMPLRMSLVTQENTKNFKVSTDEVPGFMGTIRPQVAGIYGGVKIDILQSPLGVPCNTPPFGSMSAIDLNTQKLVWQVPLGTVQDTGPLGIKTHMQIPLGMPALGGPTSTASGLVFFAGTQDYYLRALDSATGKEVWKARLPVGAVAAPLIYVSPKTGKQYVLISAGGMSHSPDVGDYIIAYALPDKASKH; encoded by the coding sequence ATGACGGATGACCAACGCCCCCCAAGCGCAGCGTCGCCGCTACGCACCAGCGCCAGGGTGCTATTTGCCTTGCTCGTTCTGGCCGTATCGCTGGCGCTGATCTATGGCGGCTTCAAGCTGGTTGCACTGGGTGGCTCACGTTACTACCTGATCGCGGGCGTGGCATATTTGCTGCTGGCGGTGCTGTTCTTGATGCGGGCACGTGTGGGCATTGCGCTCTCTGTAGCGATCTTCCTGGCGACCTGTGTCTGGGCGCTGTATGAAGTCGGCCAACTCAGCTACTGGGAGCTGCTGCCACGCCTGGTAGTGCCGGCGATTATCCTGACCTTGAGCCTGTGGGTCGGCGCTGCGCTGCCAAGTGTTTCCGTGAGCACGCGGCGTGTGGCCAATCGGGTGGGTTTTGCGCTGTTGGTGGCGTTGCTGGCCACGTTCGTAGCTGCATTCTACCCGCATGGCGCAATTTCCAATCCGGTCGCGGCGGGCGGTGCCAATGTGGCCGAGGAGCTGGCTAGCGCTCCTGAAAACTGGGAATTCTTTGGCCGCAACGCCTCGGGCACCCGGTTCGCGCCGTACACGCAAATCACTGCTGACAACGTCAACCAGCTGCAAGTCGCCTGGACCTACAGAACCGGCCGCAGAACCACCGGCGCTGGCGCAGGTGTAGACGAAAACACGCCGCTGCAGATCGGCAACGTGCTGTACTCCTGCACGCCAGAAAACCTGGTGACCGCGCTCGACGCCGACACCGGTACGCCGCTGTGGAAATTCGATCCGCAGGCTAAAAGTGCAGAGCATGTGACCTGCCGCGGTGTCGGCTATTACGACATCGATAAGGACGACAGCCTGAGCGCGCAGGCCAAGGCTGCCTATGGCGATGAGCAGCAATGCCGCCAGCGCATCTTGGTATCGTCGGTCGACGCCCGTCTGTTTGCCTTGGATGCGCATAGCGGCACGCTTTGCCCAAGCTTTGGCGACAACGGCTACGTTGACCTGAAGAAGGGCATGGGCCCGACCGAGAACAGCAAGCGCTACCACCCCACGTCGCTGCCGGTGGTCATGGGCCATCTGACGGTGGTTGGCGGCTGGGTGCGCGATATCGTTGCCAAGGAGCCTTCAGGTGCAGTGCGGGCCTTCGATGTACTCAGTGGTGCGCTGGTATGGGCATGGGATGTCGGTGCGCCAGAGAGCGAGGATGCAGCCCAGGCCGAGCACCAGTTCACCCTGGAAACGCCCAACGTTTGGACCGTACCGACCTACGATAAAGAGCTGAACCTGGTCTATCTGCCTACCGGTAACGGACCGCCCGACTACTGGGGCGGTGATCGTAACCAGGCCAAGGAAAAGTACGGTTCGGCAGTGGTGGCGGTGGATGCATCTACTGGTAAGGCCAAGTGGGTTTACCAGACCGTTCACCACGATGTCTGGGACTATGACCTGCCGTCGCAGCCGGTGCTCTACGAGATCAACAATGCCCAGGGCGTGAAGACTCCGGTGCTGATCCAGACCACCAAGACAGGTCACATCTTTGTCCTGGATCGGCGTACCGGTGAGCCGGTCACCGAGGTTGAAGAACGTCCGGTGCCCACTTCGCCAGCCGCTGTTGGCGAGCACTTGTCGCCAACCCAGCCTTACTCCAAAGGGATGCCGGTCATTGGCGCCGAGCCGCTGACCGAGAAGTCGATGTGGGGTGTGTCGACCTTCGATCAACTGTACTGCCGGATCATGTTCAAGGACTCGGTGTACCTGGGGCCCTTTACCCCTCCCAGCGAAAAGCCCTACATCGAGTGGCCGGGCTTGCTGGGTGGGATGAACTGGGGTGGCATCTCGATCGATGAGAACACCGGGATGATGTTCGTCAATGACATGCGCATGCCGTTGCGGATGTCGCTGGTTACTCAGGAAAACACCAAGAACTTCAAGGTTTCGACCGATGAAGTACCTGGCTTCATGGGCACCATTCGGCCACAAGTGGCGGGGATCTACGGCGGGGTGAAAATCGACATCCTGCAGTCTCCACTGGGCGTGCCGTGCAACACCCCTCCGTTTGGCAGCATGAGTGCGATTGATTTGAATACCCAGAAGCTGGTCTGGCAGGTGCCCCTGGGCACCGTGCAGGACACCGGTCCGCTGGGGATCAAGACCCACATGCAGATCCCGCTGGGCATGCCGGCGCTGGGCGGGCCGACCTCGACTGCATCGGGCCTGGTGTTCTTCGCCGGTACCCAGGACTACTACCTGCGCGCGCTTGATTCGGCCACTGGTAAAGAGGTGTGGAAGGCACGCTTGCCGGTGGGCGCCGTGGCCGCGCCATTGATCTACGTATCGCCAAAAACCGGCAAGCAGTATGTGCTGATCTCGGCGGGTGGGATGAGCCATTCGCCTGATGTGGGGGACTACATCATCGCCTATGCGCTGCCAGACAAAGCATCCAAGCACTAA
- the arfB gene encoding alternative ribosome rescue aminoacyl-tRNA hydrolase ArfB: MLTISNNVHLPDAEIELTYIRAQGAGGQNVNKVSSAVHLRFDIPASSLPEFYKERLLALRDSRITGDGVVIIKAQQYRTQEQNRTDALARLAELIIAAGKTEKKRRPTKPTLGSKTRRLEGKARRSTVKAGRGKVEF; the protein is encoded by the coding sequence ATGCTGACCATCTCCAATAACGTGCATCTGCCGGATGCCGAAATCGAACTCACCTACATCCGCGCACAAGGTGCGGGTGGGCAGAATGTCAACAAGGTGTCCAGCGCGGTGCACCTGCGCTTCGACATCCCGGCCTCATCGTTGCCCGAGTTCTACAAGGAGCGGCTGCTGGCGCTGCGTGACAGTCGTATCACCGGCGACGGTGTGGTGATCATCAAGGCCCAGCAGTACCGCACCCAGGAGCAGAATCGTACTGACGCATTGGCGCGTCTTGCCGAGCTGATCATTGCAGCCGGCAAGACCGAGAAGAAACGCCGCCCCACCAAGCCGACCCTTGGCTCCAAGACCCGCCGTCTCGAAGGAAAAGCCAGGCGCAGCACTGTCAAGGCTGGTCGGGGCAAGGTCGAGTTCTAG
- a CDS encoding Bax inhibitor-1/YccA family protein — MREQDYAVQHGQQVEQQEVSKVLRNTYSLLALTLAFSGVMAFVAQQMRVGYPNIFVVLIGFYGLFFLTAKLRDSVWGLVSTFALTGFMGFILGPILNRYLGMAGGAEVVSSAFAMTALVFGGLSAYVLITRKDMSFLSGFITAGFFVLLGAVVASFFFQISGLQLAISAGFVLFSSVCILFQTSAIIHGGERNYIMATISLYVSIYNLFISLLQLFGIMGRDD, encoded by the coding sequence ATGCGCGAACAGGATTATGCCGTACAACACGGCCAGCAGGTCGAGCAGCAGGAGGTCAGCAAGGTCCTGCGCAACACGTACAGCCTGCTGGCGCTTACCCTCGCCTTCAGCGGTGTGATGGCGTTCGTCGCGCAGCAGATGCGCGTCGGTTACCCGAACATCTTCGTGGTACTGATCGGCTTCTACGGGCTGTTCTTCCTCACCGCCAAGCTGCGTGATTCGGTCTGGGGCCTGGTCTCCACCTTCGCCCTCACCGGTTTCATGGGCTTCATCCTTGGCCCGATCCTCAACCGCTACCTGGGCATGGCCGGTGGCGCTGAAGTGGTCAGCTCGGCATTTGCCATGACCGCGCTGGTGTTTGGTGGTCTGTCGGCCTACGTGCTGATCACCCGCAAGGACATGAGTTTCCTCAGTGGCTTCATCACTGCAGGCTTCTTCGTTCTGCTCGGCGCTGTGGTTGCCAGCTTCTTCTTCCAGATCAGCGGCCTGCAGTTGGCGATCAGCGCTGGCTTCGTTCTGTTCTCGTCGGTCTGCATTCTGTTCCAGACCAGCGCCATCATTCATGGCGGCGAGCGGAACTACATCATGGCGACCATCAGCCTGTATGTATCGATCTACAACCTGTTCATCAGCCTGCTGCAGCTGTTTGGCATCATGGGTCGTGATGACTGA
- a CDS encoding nucleobase:cation symporter-2 family protein, translating into MSSIEHGPGAPAPANELVLGLEDKPRPLIGMLAALQHLLAIIVPIVTPGLLICQALGVSARDTNLIVSMSLVISGIATFVQCRRFGPFGAGLLIVQGTSFNFVGPLIAGGALMVKQGTPVEGVMAAIFGVVIAGSFVEMGVSRILPFVKRLISPLVTGIVVLMIGLTLIKVGLISMGGGFTAMGNGTFANGENLLLSGVVLAIIVVLNRIPVVWMRSCAIVIALAVGYALAGYLGRLDFTGMHEAAVFQVPMPLHFGLSFSWALFIPMLVIYLVTSLEAIGDVTATSKVSREPVEGPLWMQRIKGGVLVNGANSLLAGVFNTFPSSIFAQNNGVIQLTGIASRHIGIWIAAMLVLLGLFPSVAGVIQAVPEPVLGGAAMVMFGAVAASGINILASTRLDRRALLIIAVSLALGLGVAQVPEFLAHMPAALRNVLESGVATGGICALVLNWFLPESKDQH; encoded by the coding sequence ATGAGTTCCATCGAACACGGGCCCGGCGCGCCAGCGCCTGCCAATGAACTGGTCCTTGGCCTTGAGGACAAGCCGCGGCCACTGATCGGCATGCTGGCTGCACTGCAGCATCTGCTGGCGATCATCGTGCCGATCGTGACCCCGGGCCTGCTGATCTGCCAGGCATTGGGCGTGTCGGCGCGCGATACCAACCTGATCGTGTCGATGTCGCTGGTGATCTCGGGTATCGCCACCTTCGTCCAGTGCCGGCGCTTCGGCCCGTTTGGTGCGGGGCTGCTGATCGTGCAGGGCACCAGTTTCAACTTCGTCGGGCCGCTGATTGCCGGTGGTGCGCTGATGGTCAAGCAAGGCACGCCGGTTGAAGGGGTAATGGCGGCGATCTTCGGTGTGGTAATCGCCGGTTCGTTCGTCGAGATGGGCGTGTCGCGTATCCTGCCGTTCGTCAAACGCCTGATCAGCCCGCTGGTGACCGGCATCGTCGTGCTGATGATCGGCCTGACCCTGATCAAGGTTGGCCTGATCAGCATGGGCGGTGGCTTCACGGCAATGGGCAATGGCACCTTCGCCAATGGCGAGAACCTGCTGCTGTCGGGTGTGGTGCTGGCGATTATCGTGGTGCTTAACCGCATTCCGGTAGTGTGGATGCGCAGTTGCGCCATCGTTATTGCCTTGGCAGTTGGCTATGCCTTGGCCGGCTATCTGGGCCGCCTGGACTTTACCGGTATGCACGAGGCTGCTGTGTTCCAGGTGCCGATGCCACTGCATTTCGGCCTGAGTTTCTCCTGGGCGCTGTTCATTCCGATGCTGGTGATCTACCTGGTGACTTCGCTGGAAGCCATTGGTGACGTCACTGCAACCAGCAAAGTGTCGCGCGAGCCGGTCGAAGGGCCACTGTGGATGCAGCGGATCAAGGGCGGTGTGCTGGTCAACGGCGCCAACTCGCTGCTGGCCGGGGTGTTCAATACCTTCCCCAGTTCGATCTTCGCCCAGAACAATGGGGTGATTCAGCTGACCGGTATCGCCAGCCGTCATATCGGCATCTGGATCGCAGCCATGTTGGTGTTGCTCGGCCTGTTCCCAAGCGTTGCCGGGGTAATCCAGGCAGTGCCTGAGCCAGTGCTGGGTGGCGCGGCGATGGTGATGTTCGGCGCCGTGGCGGCTTCGGGTATCAATATCTTGGCCAGCACCCGTCTGGATCGCCGTGCGCTGCTGATCATTGCCGTGTCCCTGGCGCTGGGCCTGGGCGTGGCGCAGGTGCCAGAATTCCTTGCGCATATGCCTGCTGCGCTGCGTAACGTGCTGGAGTCGGGTGTGGCCACCGGCGGCATCTGCGCCCTGGTGCTGAACTGGTTCCTGCCAGAGAGCAAGGATCAGCACTAA
- the tusD gene encoding sulfurtransferase complex subunit TusD, whose product MKFAIAVFSPAHAPSSRRALRFAEAALAGGHEIARLFFYQDGVHSASANVVAPQDELDVAAQWRTFISEHQFDAVVCIAAALRRGVLDETEANRYQRPAVNLPAPWELSGLGQLHEAAQVADRLVCFGGD is encoded by the coding sequence ATGAAATTCGCCATCGCGGTTTTTTCCCCAGCCCATGCGCCCTCCTCGCGCCGCGCCCTGCGCTTCGCTGAAGCGGCGCTGGCCGGCGGGCATGAGATTGCCCGCCTGTTCTTCTATCAGGACGGGGTGCACAGCGCCTCGGCCAACGTCGTCGCACCCCAGGACGAACTGGACGTAGCCGCGCAGTGGCGCACTTTCATCAGCGAGCATCAGTTTGACGCAGTGGTGTGCATTGCCGCCGCCCTGCGCCGTGGCGTGCTGGACGAGACCGAAGCCAACCGCTACCAGCGCCCTGCCGTGAACCTGCCAGCGCCGTGGGAGCTGTCCGGCCTTGGCCAGTTGCACGAGGCGGCGCAAGTTGCCGACCGCCTGGTCTGTTTCGGAGGCGATTGA
- the tusC gene encoding sulfurtransferase complex subunit TusC produces the protein MAKSLLIISRQAPWNGPSAREALDIALAGGAFDLPLGMLFLDDGVFQLAEGQQPAQVQQKNLAANLQALPMFGVEALFACGHSLAERGLESGELALPVEVLDDAALAALIARFDQVVTL, from the coding sequence ATGGCCAAATCCTTATTGATCATCAGCCGTCAGGCACCGTGGAACGGCCCTTCTGCCCGCGAAGCCCTGGACATTGCCCTGGCCGGCGGTGCCTTCGACCTACCGCTGGGCATGCTGTTTCTCGATGATGGCGTATTCCAGTTGGCCGAAGGTCAGCAACCGGCACAGGTGCAGCAGAAGAACCTTGCGGCCAACCTGCAGGCACTGCCGATGTTTGGCGTCGAGGCGCTGTTCGCCTGCGGTCATAGCCTGGCCGAGCGCGGCCTGGAAAGTGGCGAACTGGCGCTGCCGGTAGAAGTGCTGGACGACGCGGCCCTGGCCGCACTGATTGCCCGATTCGACCAGGTGGTAACGCTCTGA